The sequence AGGTAGTAATAAGGTCGCTCTTCCAGAgccctcaattaattttgtactacCTGATATTGTGTTAACATATGTCATTTTCATAACCAAATTAGaaaagtatttcttttcttttaataatgtATGCGTTGTAGCACTATCAAGAAGGCATATATCTCCATTACTTATCTTGAATCCAACTGACAACTGGAgatttctattaattttcattaaaataaaatacattaaaagaaggaagaaacaaaatcaacaacgaaaatttaaatacttcaacatgagtaacataatgattaaaaatacataagtaaaatattatgtaaaatattaacAGACTTCATTCCCCAGCTAAAAGATCAAACATCAGTTTCGATCTCCAAAGAAGTCATCAACTTCCATATGAGTAATGTCACCAAGGCCATCAAAAACATCATCCTTTAAAGCCAAATTTGCTTCAACATCCTTATCATATTTCTGAGATGTTCCCGGCTTATCATCATGTTTAAGAGTCATATGTGACTCAGCTCGAGCATTTGGAAGAGGAAGCACCAATTTTATTTCCATTCTTTTTAAAGGAATTTTGATAGAGCCTTACAAAATGCTCATGTGTGCGACATTCATTCTTCCAATggcctttcatgccacaatgacGACAATTACTTTTTGAGGGGTTATTTTGAGAACTCATGTTGTTCTCCCTTTTATTATGACCACCACCTCGACGATTAGTGCATCGTCTCTTATCTTTGTCACGTCCTCGTGCATTATTATAGCCCCGATGATCATCTCTTTTTACTTCAGATTGATCACGTGCTCCCCCCACATTTGCCTCCAGTAATGGAGCAGCTCCAGTGGGACGagcttcatgatttttcattaaaagagcATTATGTTGCTCAGCCACCAAAAGACATGAGATTAGTTCAAAATATTTCTGAAAACCCTTTTCACGATATTGCTGCTGCAATATCACATTTGAGGCATGGAAAGTAGTAAGTGTCTTTTCCAACATGTCCTCATCTTTTATAGTCTCCCCACATAATTTCAACTGGGAGGTTATCTTGAATACAACAGAGTTGTATTCAATTACGGTCTTAAAATCTTGAAACCGTAAATGCATCCACTCATAACGAGCTCTTGGCAACACTGTTGCCTTTAGGTGGTCATATCTCCCCTTTAAATCAGTCAACAATTCAAGTGGATCTTTTACCGTCAGATATTCAATCTTCAGGCCCTCATCAAGATGATGACGATCATAGCCTTCGCCTTATCTTGACTCGATGCTTCATTTCCCTGAGTAATAGTGGCATCAAGACCTTTAGCAGCCAAGTGAATCTCAGCATCGAGTACCCATGAAAGATAATTCTTTCCAGAAATATCTAATGCCACAAACTCAAGTTTGGATAAATTCGacataatgaaattatgagaGAATATGtgagttaaataaaaatatttatataatacctttgcaagtagcaacttcgtgctgataacgtgttgtaaagaaagctcagaataaaagaagaaaaagacaagaagtataagatagaggagagaatttttcttattcaagtgtatcatacaatggtgaatgatatctctatttatagtgttgagatatcatagtcaaaggtcaccttggaattatacataattatcatcaaggttcatatcaccttgaAATCTTATCACATTGAAAACActaatacatgaatccaattaattgttggataactctaatggatcatccacatatactatacaatggatttacaacaaaaaatacattattgtATGAACTACAATCGAGACGAAATTcgtttacaaatatttaaagttGACAGAATTTTTATTTACCCACTAATCgagataacaataattaatgatcccaaaatataaaaaagaatataactaaaatatttGATACAGTATAAGAGTATATTGAATCCTTTCATGAAAATGAATTTTTCCTACTTTCAAGTTTCGCTCACTTAATTTTCActtgaatttttaatataatagtgatcatttaaatctatttttgactattgattagaattttttttaccttatatACATTGATTAATGTTTATACCGATGCTCCaatggataaaaaaatattatataatttatttatgatcacaacaataataaatagtgatatcaaaataatttttctttataaaataatcttaatggaaaaatacatttattatatgGAACAAAATCAAAGCCGAATTCattgataaatatttaaagttaacattatttttatttagtcatTTAAATAAAGTCTTGTAGCACTAGAAAATTTATAGTAGAGATTGACGgtgtctttttgtatttttgcatacttaacaaattatttctttttacacGAAAGAAGCACATGAAGagtctaaaataatatttttttatttttttatttagcaAATTGTCTGGTATTTACTCTCAATTTGACaatgtttaaaatatgaattagatACATTGTACACATTAAACTCGCgcaatatatttaaatttcttaaatatattttttaccaTTGATTTGAAATTGTTTTCTGTTATATACAataatcaatatttatattgGAGCTTCGTTAccataaaagaaaatacaaaataatttactcACGAGTTGcgttaataataaataataatctcaaagtattaaaaaatatatatacataactaatatatttgactcttttcttgaaaattaattcttctttatattttttactttcaaGTCTCTCATTTAATTTTCACTTGAATTTTGATATGGTAgtgataattttataatttatttgaatattttatttcttaccaaataattagaaaagaaaaacataaccTTACTGGAAAAGTGCATTATTGTATGGACTACAATTAAGGCTAAACTCATTGACAAATATTTAAAGTTgacactattttttattaaacacTTAAATTACGACTTAGCTTGTAGCACTTAAAAATATCTAGTAAGACaatgtcattttaaaattttttgcatACTTgacaaatcttttattttttacacgAAAAAAGCACGTAAAGAGTctgaaaaaaattctttttattttttatccagCAAATTGTTTAGAATTTATCCTTAATTTTGACCGATATGGGCTAGGTACATTGTATACGTTAAACTcagtaaaatattttaatttcttaaatcaatttttgattattgaaaaaataaagcaaTAAGTTGAAGAGACAAAAGTATGAAAAAGGGAAATGTATACTTAAGAAAAAAGAGGAAGGACAAATAACCAAACCTAGAAAGAGACAAAGTGACGCAGTAGTTGTTGGGTAGGAGATTTGAGTGAGATTAAATTATATAGGATAATTAAGTAAGgacaattgaaaaaataaattaaaaaacaatggGAACACACTTGATCGGTTATTTCATAAAATGACGtttttcattgttacgtaacaatgaaatttaacaatacaatacagtttaagtaacaatcaaaacaaacattgtatgTATGGTAACAATATGATACATTACAACACAatgggtaacaatgatccaaacatagtgtaATTTTTCACTTGAATTTTAATAAAGCTGCGATGGTAATAACCCCCCACCCCTCCAATTAATAATCGAATTATCAACTACAAACACTTATATTTAGGGAGATTCTATTACCCCATTGAGCTATTCTAAAGCGAATAAATATACCCTAAAGTGTTGACATGACATAGAGGATATGCTCACTCAATTCCCAGCATACGAGAATCAAAATTACTgacaaaaaaagtaatttaatattttgatattttgttaaatatagtttttttttatttttacttttgtctttttcattacttttgtcgTTTCTtctttccccctctctctcaTCACTCAACATCCACCCAATCCATTATTGAACCATCACCACCATAAGAATCCATCTCCTCACCCATCTTCTAAAACTTTCTCACGATTTGTCTCACTATTATCTATAACTGTTAGCATTGCAAATCACCATCataattattagaaaaatattatttatgtgatcgaaaaaattaaatcatgatCATTAACATCCTTGCTCTAGTAAAATTCATCGATCTTCATATCTTATGTTTAGTTTTTTATTGTCTGATGAAGAATTCAAACTACACTCAATAAGAGTTTCATGTATTTAAGCTACAATCCCAATCAATTATGTTTAATCCTAGTAATCCTAATGACTTATTCGAGTGTAAAAGGTGTAAATTCAAGTACaatatgattgatgaaaacTTTAACTTGAAATTAGTGTCAAGATTGCAGAATTTGGATGAGAGAGGTGAAGGGCTAGtgtaaataaatgataaaaatgatgtTATGGTGGTGATGATGAATATTGTTGGTTTCTTTGACCTGAAAGAAGGATTATATGTGTTGATATAGGTCATGGATTTAGATTTAGTTTGTGGGCTATGAAAGGCGAGGGGAATAGGGAGGAACAAGGTGGAGACAGATAAAGGTTTAAGAGAGTTAACAATGAGAGAAAACATGACTAAAGATTATAGGAAAGTGTGAAgaatgaagatgatgatgatgaagaacaagaaaatgaaTTACCCTTTTTTATATACCTAAAAGTTAGTAGTTGACAGCTCATGTGAACCACTACATGTAAGGAATGTggttatttaatttaaagtgATATATATTCTCATTTAGAATAGTTCAAGGGTTTAATCATACTCCTTGGAATGTAAGTATGTACTTGAGAATCAACTTATATGTTGAGAGCATTTGGTTATTTTCTCCAAGGTTTTTTCTTACATCtgattagaaaaaaatgaataaaaaatcgAAAAACAAATCCTTGTGgtcatttaatttttgaatttttatgtgCTTTGACTTATTAGAACGTGTGACACGCTTCTCAAGGTGGTCGAGAGAGTTTTGAgtaattttttcctattttgaaGCTTTTATATGGAAAGGAAttgactttagtcaacattctTGGTAAACAAGCTCGAATGAGTACTTCGTTGGTTGTATTAGTTCTAGAGCGTTGAGTTTGGTCTGATAGGACCTTTGATTCAGATAACATAGTGGTCGGGTTGATTTTGGGATATTGatttgtttgattatttttagtttgattGCAACATTGACTTTGACTAATATTTCAATCAGACAACCTCCATAGTTTGTTTAGTCAATTTCATTGTGTGTATAATTCCATTTTTACTTGTATAGCATCTATGTATTATGTTTGTAAGACTTCAAATAAATTCTGAGGATCCATTCGGGACTTGGAATTTTTACTACAAGTTGTTGATGTAGTCTGTCACGATCTAAAATTGATGTGAAGACACTTGTTTATCTCTACCAAGACAAGTCATCCTCAATCCAGTGAAACGAAAGAATTGTCGAAAGATAAATCAAGAACAAGATAAAAGCAAAAAacttattctttttattaacACCTCAAAACCTGGTTGTCCGTGTACAAGTCTCTAATACaataaaagtgaaattaaaaaataagtacaagTATCAGCCTTTGTTTCTCAAATCGAACAAAGCATAAAGAATAGAAAACAGAGGGTCCGCCGGAATGACAAGCAACTACCTCTAAATAGTCCTTTGACAAGCCTTAGGAAttgaaaataagagaaattaCGGTATACCAGGTTTGGGTCCTACACAACTGTAAAAACAAAGAGTGAGTACCAACAAGGTATCCAACAAATAACCTAATAAACAAAGCAACTAGCTAGAAAATGAATACTCCTCTCATCCCAACCAAACCTCCTCAACTACAACCtacacaaaaaaattagttcAACCTAACAGTGTTACGATATATAGTTCACAAGGCTCAATAGTCACAACACAATAGTAAAAATTCAACACGCATCAAGTAAGTCAACCTCAATTTCAAATAGATTAAGCACACATAACAAGTACATCAACAATAATTAACAAGTAAGTCATACATAAGCATCAAAATACATCAAATCACAATAACCAATCTCTCGTCGGAACCATTTCCCAATGACACAATATCATTAGTCGGAATCATTTCTCATTGATTTTATGTCAAATCACTAGCCAAAACTATTGTCCATCGGTTTTTAATCAAATCACTAGCCGGAAAAATTTCCTATAGACTTTATATCAAATCACTAGCAAAACCATTTCTCATCAGCTTTATATCAAATCACTAACCGAAATCATTTCCCATTGAATTTATAACACTGACAGAAATGACCTGGGTATCATAACACTTGCCAAAAATGACACCAAGAATGACACCAACATCACAAATACATGCTAGAATTGACCTCGACATCATAACCCGCACATGTCTTATCAGTGTtcaataatcaatgcacataaGCAATATCACACCACACCGAAGAGATATCATGCAACTCAAGTCCACTTTCATGCATTCAAGCAATTCATCAATCAATTAAATAGGGTCCATCAAGTCACAAGAATTTGATCAACACATAATATTTCAGTTAAgccctttttattaattaagcTTGATCAAGTGGAACAATGAATCTCTCACCTTAttccattactcccaaacacaaataatgaatgaaatgcATGAATCCTACTAGAATACAAGGTTTAGgagatcacttgacataaatCAATCAACTAATCACTCCAAGAGGTGAGTCTTCCTCTTAAGATCAATTTTCCAAGCTACACAATCGAAAACAATCAAGtattcattataaatttttagattCAACAATACCTACATCAGTTACTTTGGGAAAGGGTCAATTAACTCAAAAcccaatttcaaaaatatgggTTGAATCCaatatttaatattgaaaatgttatttAAGGCCTTAGGAATTCATTGATGAAAATCATTTCGAAAAGTGACTTAAAATCAGTTTACAATATCCATCTTAGTTTAGAACTTGAGTTCTTAAAAAACCTTGCCATTTGtaaatcaaaatccaaattttgatgttaaaatacataaataattaaagggTAATGAAGTTTTAGGATCATAAGGAAGCTTACCCAAATAATTAAGCACAAGAAAACCTTTCAAAAATCGCCTCCAAActcaaaaatggaaaatgagGCTAAACCccaaaaattttcaaacataAAACCCACTCTGATGCAAAAAGTGAAGTCCACAAAAGTGGGGACCTTCTCTTTGGCGAACATTGCGATTGTGACCCATGATTTGCTTAAGTGAACCCCGCCTAATTGAGACCATTTTCTTTCATGACCAGGGTCTCACTTCCACAACCCTCGCGATTGTAAAACACCTTTCACGAAAGTTGAGAACACCGGTAAAAAAAACCCATCTAACTCTCAAAACATCGGAAGAACCCTCGAGATTCATTCAGAACCTCGTACACATAAACTATACATACAAATCAATTATACTCAATATTTTTGGACACAATGGAACCATCGAAATACGAATCCAAAGTCTCCTTGACCCGACATTTGTGAAAACCAAAAGAAACTAATTCAACGCCTAAAAAAGCTAAGACAATCTTGAGACCTCTTAAAAACCAATCAAGACCTCATTTGGGCCTTAAATAATTCCATGAATACAACAGAACTCTTGAAATTCTAATTCGAGTTCCGGATCCCCATTGTCGATCAAGGTCAGTCCAAAGATTAAATTTCCATGATTTCACAACTTAGGacctcaaattttaaaaaaactctgAATTTGAAACTGACAACTTTCACATACCAAATTTCACATTCTGGAACTTATGGAATCACGAAACTCCACTCCAACCCTTGAAACTCCAAAAGATCGTAAACTACTTTCTTAACAATATTAGCCTTCCAAACTTAAAACTTACTAAATTCTCAACTTAAAACTCAAAGTACTAAACTAACTTTGTTAACTCAAGCATAAAATACTAGGGGTTGATAAGAAGAGGAAAAATGGTAAATTTGTGtaacttttaaaaatgattGACCGAGTCATTACATAGACACTCTTGTAAAGATTGCCTTGACTTGGCAGAGCTGCTCGTATGGTGAACCAATCGCTTTGGCGACATTGAGCAACATCAATAGATTTTGTTGCTCAATAGCCTCATGATTCAAAGAAGTCACACATGTAGTCTTGGGTTCACCCAAATGGAGCTGgagaaaattgattttctttgctCTGTTTCTTCCTCTTTGGCAACAATGCACCTGCTACTAAAGGTATGTAACAACAACGATGGCTGGGTACTTTATATCTCTAATATGTTCCATTTTCTAAGGTGAAAGAACCCTTTGATGTGAGATCGATTTAAAGGGTTCTTGCTCATTTCTTGTCAAATTTTTGTAGTTCAAAGGTAAAATTCTTCTCTTGTCTTCTAGTTTGCTTTTAAGCTTTAATTTcgtgttttggtttcacttggACCTGAAATTCCTtgattttaaattctttaaaatatgcTTTTCAGATTATTCGAGGTCCAAATTCACTCTTCTCTTCATCCAGCTTTGGGGCATGTGGTCTTCACCTCGAGGAAAATATAATGGCAGAATTAATCAAAATCGACTGTGTCATTTTAAACAATTTCTACTACTTGATTagaattaatatgaataatattatttatacgCCATTGATTGATGTTGTATTTATTCAATTGTTTAGACTAAGAATAAAGTAATACACTTCAAAAGGGAAAAACTCAGGTTATTTAGAATTTCAACGGCTAGATTCGAGTTAGGCGATGATTCTATGTTTtccaatttatatttgtatgcatGTCTGTTGTTTTGTAGTATTATTGTGTAGTGCGTGTTGAATACATAGGGAAGCATATGAAATTATACCATGTTAATAATCTCATGTAATGAACCTGGTTATATGATGTGATGTTCAAGTGTTATTGCTTATTGTGTTAAGATTGTGCATGATTAGCTTTATTATGGTGGTTGACTTGGATACTACACCTGGTATGAATACTAACGGTTGGATCATGTACCATACTCCGTATGATTATTAATTTTGACTGGCTTGAATACCGTATCGTTACACTAATAATTTATGTGTGGGCTGCGTG comes from Solanum pennellii chromosome 1, SPENNV200 and encodes:
- the LOC107024304 gene encoding uncharacterized protein LOC107024304; protein product: MSNLSKLEFVALDISGKNYLSWVLDAEIHLAAKGLDATITQGNEASSQDKGRYDHLKATVLPRARYEWMHLRFQDFKTVIEYNSVVFKITSQLKLCGETIKDEDMLEKTLTTFHASNVILQQQYREKGFQKYFELISCLLVAEQHNALLMKNHEARPTGAAPLLEANVGGARDQSEVKRDDHRGYNNARGRDKDKRRCTNRRGGGHNKRENNMSSQNNPSKSSIKIPLKRMEIKLVLPLPNARAESHMTLKHDDKPGTSQKYDKDVEANLALKDDVFDGLGDITHMEVDDFFGDRN